The DNA region CGCGCCACGGCGAAGTCGGGCACGGTCAGCGCGCCGGAGCGGCGCATCGGGGCGGCCACCAGCACCAGCATCGCCACGTAGCCCGCGGTGAACCCGACCGGGTACCACAGCGCGCCCATGCCGTCCTTGACCACGAGTCCGGCCACGCCGAGGAACGACGCGGCCGACAGGTACTCCCCCGACACCGCCGCCGAGTTCAGCAGCGGCGAGACCCGCCGGGAAGCGACGAGGAAGTCCGAGGTGGTGCGCATGGCGGCGATGCCGCGCAGTCCGATGAGGAGCGTGACGAGCACGACCGGGGCGACCGACAGGAACGCGATCATGCCTAGTCGTCTTCGACTTGTTCGGCCCGGCGCAGCTGCCAGGCCGCCAGACCGACCATCAGCGGGTAGGGCAGCGTGGCCATGGCCAGCCACGACACCGGGATGCCCAGCAGCCGCACGTCGTCGAGCCCGGGGAACGCGGCCAGCAGCGCTGGCAACCCGAGCAGCACGACGACCAGCAGGATCAGCGGCAGCAACGCCCGCCTGCGCTGAGCGGTGTAGATCCGCATGGCGTGCTGCACGTCAGACGGGTCCAGCACCGGCGGCCGCCACGCGGTGAGCACCCGGCGGCGCGCGTGCGCCAGCCGCGTCTGGGGGCTGGTGACCGCGACCCGGCGCGAGGGCATCAGGCCCGCCCGCCGAGCTCGCCGCGCTGCGCCGCGCGCAGCAGCCGTTCCCGCAGCTCACGGGCGTGTCGACGGCTCACCGGCACGTCGCCGAGGTCGGTGTGGGCCAGCATCCCGCCGACCGAGTCGCTGCGCAGCTCCCGGACCGCGTCGATGGCCACCAGGTAGCCGCGGTGCACGCGCGCGAACCCGGCGTTCTCCCAGTACTCCAGCAGCCGGGAGATCGGCATCCGCACCAGGTGAACGCCGCCGCGGGTGTGCAGGCGCACGTAGTCGCCCTGCGCCTCGACGAACTCGACGTCGGTGCGCCGCACGTAGCGGATGCGGCCGTCGGCCTCCACCGGCAGCACCGGCATCGCGTCCGGCTTGGTCGACTCCGGTGCGGCGGGCGCCGCGGTCTTGTCCACAGGCGCCGGGGTCACCATCCGGGCCACCCGCGACATCGTGGCGGCGAGGCGTTCGGCGCGCACGGGTTTGAGCAGGTAGTCGACCGCGCCGATGCCGTAGGCCGACACCGCGTGCCCGTCGTAGGCGGTGACGAAGACGATCACCGGCGGCTTGCTCAGCTTCGACAGCAGCGAGGCCAGCTCCAGCCCGTTCATCCCGGGCATGGAGATGTCGAGGAACACCGCGTCGAACTGGCCGCCCTCGATCAGCCGCAGCGCGGTCAGCGCGTCGCCCGCCGCGGTGACGTCGGCGACCTCCGGAGCCGCGCGCAGCAACCTGCACAGCTCATCGAGCGCCGCCTTGACGTCGTCGACC from Alloactinosynnema sp. L-07 includes:
- a CDS encoding LytTR family DNA-binding domain-containing protein — protein: MRVLAVDDVKAALDELCRLLRAAPEVADVTAAGDALTALRLIEGGQFDAVFLDISMPGMNGLELASLLSKLSKPPVIVFVTAYDGHAVSAYGIGAVDYLLKPVRAERLAATMSRVARMVTPAPVDKTAAPAAPESTKPDAMPVLPVEADGRIRYVRRTDVEFVEAQGDYVRLHTRGGVHLVRMPISRLLEYWENAGFARVHRGYLVAIDAVRELRSDSVGGMLAHTDLGDVPVSRRHARELRERLLRAAQRGELGGRA